Proteins encoded together in one Lathyrus oleraceus cultivar Zhongwan6 chromosome 5, CAAS_Psat_ZW6_1.0, whole genome shotgun sequence window:
- the LOC127079403 gene encoding uncharacterized mitochondrial protein AtMg00810-like, protein MIITGDDSEEIAKLQKQLATEFEMKNLGGLKYFLGIEVARSKKCIFLSQRKYILDLLSEAGLLDCKPVDTPIVQNHQLGEYPDQVPTNKGRYQRLVGKLIYLSHTRPDIAYAVSVVSQFMHNPSKDHTDAVIRIMRYLKSSPGKGLMFIKNNHVQVKGYTDADWAGDITNRKSTSSYFTFVGGNLVTWKSKKQKVVALSSAEAEF, encoded by the coding sequence atgattaTTACAGGAGATGACTCTGAGGAAATAGCAAAACTTCAAAAACAACTTGCAACCGAATTTGAGATGAAAAATCTAGGTGGGCTCAAATATTTTCTAGGTATTGAAGTTGCTAGGTCGAAGAAATGCATCTTTTTATCTCAACGAAAATATATCCTAGATCTTTTATCAGAAGCTGGGCTACTAGACTGTAAACCTGTAGATACTCCAATTGTCCAGAACCACCAACTTGGAGAATATCCAGACCAAGTGCCAACAAACAAAGGAAGGTACCAGAGATTGGTTGGCAAACTTATTTACTTATCTCATACACGACCTGATATAGCGTATGCGGTAAGTGTAGTAAGTCAATTTATGCACAACCCGAGTAAAGATCACACGGACGCGGTAATTCGAATCATGCGGTACTTGAAGTCCTCGCCTGGAAAAGGTTTGATGTTCATAAAGAATAATCATGTACAAGTTAAAGGTTATACAGACGCTGACTGGGCAGGAGATATCACCAACAGAAAATCCACCTCAAGCTATTTTACCTTTGTTGGAGGAAATTTGGTTAcatggaaaagtaagaaacaaaagGTTGTAGCATTATCAAGTGCTGAAGCAGAGTTTTAA
- the LOC127079825 gene encoding uncharacterized protein LOC127079825, with protein sequence MPPAKKGKTKAGSKETTPSEKPNNFPSCIRCMPPSSIAITIHAKPGSKSASITDVSDEAVGVQIDAPARDGEANAALLDYISSVLGVKRRQVSLGTGSKSRDKTVIVEDVTQQYVFDALGKVSKQ encoded by the exons ATGCCGCCGGCGAAGAAAGGGAAAACAAAGGCTGGATCAAAGGAAACGACTCCATCGGAAAAACCTAATAATTTTCCGTCTTGTATCCGGTGCATGCCTCCTTCATCCATCGCTATAACCATCCACGCTAAACCCGGTTCCAAGTCCGCATCCATAACAG ATGTGAGCGATGAAGCTGTTGGTGTGCAAATTGATGCACCGGCGAGGGATGGTGAAGCAAATGCTGCTCTTCTTGATTACATCAGCTCT GTTTTAGGTGTAAAACGAAGACAAGTATCTTTAGGTACTGGTTCTAAGTCAAGAGATAAAACCGTGATTGTGGAAGATGTAACTCAGCAATATGTTTTTGATGCTTTGGGTAAAGTCTCAAAACAGTAG
- the LOC127079824 gene encoding uncharacterized protein LOC127079824, with product MGASTSSEPRVPAEQQEAENVAASTGALPILQKAFSKFANSETNAIPLENLQQCFGFAREGRSYYAENAKDSFPVLLDHLGSSLVDHFFISGKGGINWVEFVKGYNKCCARVSASTLLNKFIRVFIDVTRKADVPVNLEFESEDADCKANGYLLPNHVFLLLSVCWAMSWDGRNLKGKGNVSVPDLSHLVLSAVTACVEDKDGFDVWNCDISSLEVQLPAGKFVTWVMSTVPCLPDCLTLYFHARLKMLVTEGDELASSDSSSVEEISSTAACDYILTQGRAWTISITQRSVVNEEISRAFMSSGAGMNDNLIYRSSTHGRGLNRFWSRVEGYHGPLLILVAASSGNDHEGNSAIKKFVIGAQTNEGLENKDIFYGTTGCLYSLNPVFHVFPPTGKEKNFVYSHLHPTGRAYQSHPKPVGVAFGGTPGNERIYIDEDFSKVTIRHHAVDKTYQSGSLLPDQGFLPTEALISEVEVWGLGGKAAKEVQDSYKKREDLFTEQRRKVDLKTFSNWEDSPEKMMMDMVSDPNAARREDR from the exons ATGGGAGCGTCCACGTCATCGGAGCCGAGGGTTCCGGCGGAACAGCAGGAGGCGGAAAACGTCGCAGCCTCCACCGGAGCTCTTCCTATACTTCAAAAAGCTTTCTCCAAGTTCGCCAATTCCGAAACAAACGCAATTCCCTTAGAAAATCTACAG CAATGCTTCGGTTTCGCTCGCGAAGGTCGAAGTTACTATGCAGAAAACGCGAAAGATTCATTTCCGGTGTTATTGGATCACTTAGGTTCATCCTTAGTTGATCACTTTTTCATTTCTGGTAAAGGAGGAATAAATTGGGTTGAATTTGTGAAAGGCTATAACAAGTGTTGTGCTAGGGTATCTGCTTCCACTTTGCTGAACAAGTTTATTAGAGTATTCATTGATGTTACAAGAAAAGCTGATGTGCCTGTGAATTTGGAATTTGAATCAGAGGATGCTGATTGCAAGGCGAACGGGTACCTTCTTCCCAACCATGTGTTTCTGCTTCTTTCCGTATGTTGGGCTATGTCTTGGGATGGTAGAAATTTGAAAGGGAAAGGAAATGTGAGTGTACCTGATCTGAGTCATTTGGTATTGTCAGCGGTTACAGCGTGCGTTGAAGATAAAGATGGGTTTGATGTATGGAATTGTGATATCTCAAGCTTGGAAGTTCAGCTTCCTGCTGGGAAGTTTGTTACATGGGTTATGAGTACAGTGCCATGCCTCCCTGATTGCTTAACGCTGTATTTTCATGCAAGACTGAAAATGCTAGTAACTGAAGGG GATGAATTGGCATCCTCTGATTCCTCCTCTGTTGAAGAAATCTCATCTACAGCTGCATGTGATTATATTTTAACCCAAGGAAGGGCGTGGACAATTTCTATCACTCAGAGAAGTGTAGTAAATGAAGAGATTTCTAGAGCCTTTATGAGCAGTGGAGCTGGAATGAATGATAACCTTATTTATCG TTCATCAACCCATGGAAGAGGCCTCAACAGATTTTGGTCTCGTGTTGAAGGCTACCACGGTCCGTTGCTAATTTTGGTTGCTGCAAGTTCGGGAAATGATCATGAGGGAAATTCTGCAATCAAGAAATTTGTTATAGGCGCCCAAACAAATGAAGGTCTTGAAAATAAAGATATCTTCTATGGAACCACTGGTTGTTTATATTCTTTAAACCCAGTGTTTCATGTATTTCCACCTACTG GCAAGGAAAAGAACTTTGTTTATAGCCACCTGCATCCTACTGGCAGAGCATACCAATCACATCCAAAGCCAGTTGGAGTTGCATTTGGAGGAACTCCGGGAAATGAGAGAATATATATTGATGAAGATTTTTCCAAAGTGACCATTCGCCACCATGCTGTTGACAAAACTTACCAGAGTGGTTCCCTCCTTCCGGATCAG GGTTTCCTGCCTACTGAAGCTCTCATTTCAGAAGTTGAAGTTTGGGGACTCGGTGGGAAAGCAGCAAAGGAAGTGCAAGACTCATATAAGAAGAGAGAAGATCTTTTCACCGAACAAAGACGAAAA GTTGACCTGAAAACATTTTCAAATTGGGAGGATTCACCCGAGAAAATGATGATGGATATGGTGTCCGATCCAAATGCTGCTCGAAGGGAAGATCGTTGA
- the LOC127079827 gene encoding F-box/FBD/LRR-repeat protein At4g00160 isoform X2 yields the protein MAQACTGERRLRLRVRTDRKEDRISALPNSLLEHIISFIPTKVAIATSILSKRWKPIWRSQMNLDLDDKSFPDTFAFHQFFNSFITMRDNTLPILSFHLTSRHGIYSNHHLYDFVYPAVTRGVETLIIDLCHRNTLPSIVLTTKTLSVLKLKRIKLNNDFQSVDLPSLKVLHLEYVTFKGFAISNLVRATLYGKTYIGLEWLHNVEHLNMYAYRMPPTIHGVFHNLTHLELMFIFDDLGLYGTFQWSWLIKLLQNTPNLQTLIIYDLYKVLPLPLSFLFLTSTSICFKKLIFYIIQQSFLIQEEWEEPEIVPECLLSRLTKCSLTNNRLIHSQLPFAKYIMQNSRLLNTIRIRTAESLDTNTKLQMLIELSSCPRISPTSKLFFV from the exons ATGGCTCAGGCATGTACAGGAGAACGGCGGCTAAGACTCCGGGTTAGAACTGATAGGAAAGAGGACAGGATAAGTGCTTTGCCGAATTCACTTCTGGAACATATCATCTCATTCATTCCGACCAAAGTCGCCATAGCTACAAGCATCCTTTCGAAACGTTGGAAACCAATCTGGCGCTCACAAATGAACCTCGACTTGGATGACAAATCCTTTCCAGACACTTTCGCCTTTCACCAATTCTTCAATTCCTTCATCACCATGCGAGATAACACTCTACCCATCCTCTCATTCCACCTTACATCTCGCCATGGCATATACTCCAACCACCACTTGTATGACTTTGTTTATCCTGCAGTTACAAGGGGTGTGGAAACCCTAATCATCGATCTCTGCCACCGAAACACACTGCCTTCTATAGTTCTAACCACAAAAACCTTGTCGGTTCTCAAATTGAAAAGGATAAAGTTGAACAACGATTTTCAATCGGTTGATCTTCCCTCTCTCAAAGTCCTCCACTTGGAATATGTCACTTTCAAAG GTTTTGCAATATCCAATTTGGTCAGAGCTACTCTTTACGGTAAAACTTATATTGGGCTTGAGTGGCTTCATAATGTGGAGCATCTCAACATGTATGCG TACAGGATGCCACCAACTATACACGGTGTGTTTCACAATTTAACACACCTGGAGCTTATGTTCATCTTTGACGATCTAGGACTATATGGGACTTTCCAGTGGAGCTGGCTCATAAAACTGCTTCAAAATACCCCCAACCTTCAAACTCTTATCATTTATGACCTCTATAAGGTTTTACCATTGCCCCTTTCCTTCCTTTTTTTAACTTCTACTTCTATATGTTTTAAAAAACTTATATTTTATATCATTCAGCAATCTTTCCTTATTCAAGAAGAATGGGAGGAGCCAGAAATTGTTCCAGAATGCCTTTTATCTCGTCTTACAAAATGCTCACTTACAAATAACAGACTCATCCATTCTCAACTTCCATTTGCAAAATATATAATGCAGAATTCAAGACTACTAAACACCATCCGTATTCGGACTGCCGAATCCCTAGACACAAATACAAAACTTCAAATGTTAATAGAATTATCTTCGTGCCCAAGGATTTCACCCACATCTAAActtttttttgtttga
- the LOC127079827 gene encoding F-box/FBD/LRR-repeat protein At4g00160 isoform X3 — protein sequence MAQACTGERRLRLRVRTDRKEDRISALPNSLLEHIISFIPTKVAIATSILSKRWKPIWRSQMNLDLDDKSFPDTFAFHQFFNSFITMRDNTLPILSFHLTSRHGIYSNHHLYDFVYPAVTRGVETLIIDLCHRNTLPSIVLTTKTLSVLKLKRIKLNNDFQSVDLPSLKVLHLEYVTFKGFAISNLVRATLYGKTYIGLEWLHNVEHLNMYAYRMPPTIHGVFHNLTHLELMFIFDDLGLYGTFQWSWLIKLLQNTPNLQTLIIYDLYKQSFLIQEEWEEPEIVPECLLSRLTKCSLTNNRLIHSQLPFAKYIMQNSRLLNTIRIRTAESLDTNTKLQMLIELSSCPRISPTSKLFFV from the exons ATGGCTCAGGCATGTACAGGAGAACGGCGGCTAAGACTCCGGGTTAGAACTGATAGGAAAGAGGACAGGATAAGTGCTTTGCCGAATTCACTTCTGGAACATATCATCTCATTCATTCCGACCAAAGTCGCCATAGCTACAAGCATCCTTTCGAAACGTTGGAAACCAATCTGGCGCTCACAAATGAACCTCGACTTGGATGACAAATCCTTTCCAGACACTTTCGCCTTTCACCAATTCTTCAATTCCTTCATCACCATGCGAGATAACACTCTACCCATCCTCTCATTCCACCTTACATCTCGCCATGGCATATACTCCAACCACCACTTGTATGACTTTGTTTATCCTGCAGTTACAAGGGGTGTGGAAACCCTAATCATCGATCTCTGCCACCGAAACACACTGCCTTCTATAGTTCTAACCACAAAAACCTTGTCGGTTCTCAAATTGAAAAGGATAAAGTTGAACAACGATTTTCAATCGGTTGATCTTCCCTCTCTCAAAGTCCTCCACTTGGAATATGTCACTTTCAAAG GTTTTGCAATATCCAATTTGGTCAGAGCTACTCTTTACGGTAAAACTTATATTGGGCTTGAGTGGCTTCATAATGTGGAGCATCTCAACATGTATGCG TACAGGATGCCACCAACTATACACGGTGTGTTTCACAATTTAACACACCTGGAGCTTATGTTCATCTTTGACGATCTAGGACTATATGGGACTTTCCAGTGGAGCTGGCTCATAAAACTGCTTCAAAATACCCCCAACCTTCAAACTCTTATCATTTATGACCTCTATAAG CAATCTTTCCTTATTCAAGAAGAATGGGAGGAGCCAGAAATTGTTCCAGAATGCCTTTTATCTCGTCTTACAAAATGCTCACTTACAAATAACAGACTCATCCATTCTCAACTTCCATTTGCAAAATATATAATGCAGAATTCAAGACTACTAAACACCATCCGTATTCGGACTGCCGAATCCCTAGACACAAATACAAAACTTCAAATGTTAATAGAATTATCTTCGTGCCCAAGGATTTCACCCACATCTAAActtttttttgtttga
- the LOC127079827 gene encoding F-box/FBD/LRR-repeat protein At4g00160 isoform X1, with product MAQACTGERRLRLRVRTDRKEDRISALPNSLLEHIISFIPTKVAIATSILSKRWKPIWRSQMNLDLDDKSFPDTFAFHQFFNSFITMRDNTLPILSFHLTSRHGIYSNHHLYDFVYPAVTRGVETLIIDLCHRNTLPSIVLTTKTLSVLKLKRIKLNNDFQSVDLPSLKVLHLEYVTFKGLSYLHKLLSGCPILQELNCSDLIMHMHTMMPPLGFAISNLVRATLYGKTYIGLEWLHNVEHLNMYAYRMPPTIHGVFHNLTHLELMFIFDDLGLYGTFQWSWLIKLLQNTPNLQTLIIYDLYKQSFLIQEEWEEPEIVPECLLSRLTKCSLTNNRLIHSQLPFAKYIMQNSRLLNTIRIRTAESLDTNTKLQMLIELSSCPRISPTSKLFFV from the exons ATGGCTCAGGCATGTACAGGAGAACGGCGGCTAAGACTCCGGGTTAGAACTGATAGGAAAGAGGACAGGATAAGTGCTTTGCCGAATTCACTTCTGGAACATATCATCTCATTCATTCCGACCAAAGTCGCCATAGCTACAAGCATCCTTTCGAAACGTTGGAAACCAATCTGGCGCTCACAAATGAACCTCGACTTGGATGACAAATCCTTTCCAGACACTTTCGCCTTTCACCAATTCTTCAATTCCTTCATCACCATGCGAGATAACACTCTACCCATCCTCTCATTCCACCTTACATCTCGCCATGGCATATACTCCAACCACCACTTGTATGACTTTGTTTATCCTGCAGTTACAAGGGGTGTGGAAACCCTAATCATCGATCTCTGCCACCGAAACACACTGCCTTCTATAGTTCTAACCACAAAAACCTTGTCGGTTCTCAAATTGAAAAGGATAAAGTTGAACAACGATTTTCAATCGGTTGATCTTCCCTCTCTCAAAGTCCTCCACTTGGAATATGTCACTTTCAAAGGTCTTTCGTATCTCCATAAACTTCTATCTGGCTGTCCCATTCTACAGGAGTTGAACTGTAGTGATTTAATAATGCATATGCATACTATGATGCCTCCTTTAGGTTTTGCAATATCCAATTTGGTCAGAGCTACTCTTTACGGTAAAACTTATATTGGGCTTGAGTGGCTTCATAATGTGGAGCATCTCAACATGTATGCG TACAGGATGCCACCAACTATACACGGTGTGTTTCACAATTTAACACACCTGGAGCTTATGTTCATCTTTGACGATCTAGGACTATATGGGACTTTCCAGTGGAGCTGGCTCATAAAACTGCTTCAAAATACCCCCAACCTTCAAACTCTTATCATTTATGACCTCTATAAG CAATCTTTCCTTATTCAAGAAGAATGGGAGGAGCCAGAAATTGTTCCAGAATGCCTTTTATCTCGTCTTACAAAATGCTCACTTACAAATAACAGACTCATCCATTCTCAACTTCCATTTGCAAAATATATAATGCAGAATTCAAGACTACTAAACACCATCCGTATTCGGACTGCCGAATCCCTAGACACAAATACAAAACTTCAAATGTTAATAGAATTATCTTCGTGCCCAAGGATTTCACCCACATCTAAActtttttttgtttga